Proteins encoded by one window of Streptococcus sanguinis:
- a CDS encoding lysozyme family protein, translated as MFKFLRRLILVLFVLFAGYKIYQVHHDVKQVMKYQSLVREVLDEQDTAANEELVLAMIYTETKGKDTDVMQSSESATGQTNAITDNKESIRQGVQTLSDNLELASEKKVDVWTAVQAYNFGQAYINYVAKNGGENTLELAKKYSKDVVAPSLGNVTGKTYGYYNLISIFHGPELYINGGNYYYSRQVKMNMHIMRLLKWF; from the coding sequence ATGTTTAAATTTCTAAGAAGACTGATTTTAGTCCTTTTCGTGCTATTTGCCGGCTATAAAATTTATCAGGTTCATCATGATGTCAAACAAGTCATGAAGTATCAGAGCTTAGTCAGAGAAGTGCTGGACGAGCAGGACACAGCGGCCAATGAAGAATTGGTTCTGGCCATGATTTATACAGAGACAAAGGGAAAAGACACTGATGTCATGCAGTCCAGTGAAAGCGCGACTGGTCAGACTAATGCCATTACGGACAACAAAGAAAGTATTCGCCAGGGCGTTCAGACCTTGTCTGATAACCTAGAGTTGGCCAGCGAGAAAAAGGTGGATGTTTGGACAGCTGTACAAGCCTATAATTTCGGTCAGGCCTATATCAACTACGTCGCTAAAAACGGTGGCGAAAATACGCTGGAGCTGGCTAAGAAATATTCCAAAGATGTAGTAGCGCCAAGCTTAGGAAATGTAACTGGCAAGACCTACGGCTACTATAACCTGATTTCAATTTTTCACGGACCAGAGCTCTATATCAACGGCGGTAATTATTATTATTCCCGTCAGGTCAAGATGAACATGCATATCATGCGCCTCTTAAAATGGTTTTAG
- the ffh gene encoding signal recognition particle protein codes for MAFESLTERLQNVFKNLRRKGKISESDVQEATKEIRLALLEADVALPVVKDFIKKVRERAVGHEVIDTLNPAQQIIKIVDEELTTILGSDTAEIIKSPKIPTIIMMVGLQGAGKTTFAGKLANKLKKEENARPLMIAADIYRPAAIDQLKTLGQQIDVPVFALGTEVPAVEIVRQGLEQAKANHNDYVLIDTAGRLQIDEKLMQELSDVKALANPNEILLVVDAMIGQEAANVAREFNSQLEVTGVILTKIDGDTRGGAALSVRQITGKPIKFTGTGEKITDIETFHPDRMSSRILGMGDMLTLIEKASQEYDEKKSLEMAEKMRENTFDFNDFIDQLDQVQGMGPMEDLLKLIPGMANNPALKNIKVDEKEIARKRAIVSSMTPAERENPDLLSPSRRRRIANGSGNSFVDVNKFIKDFNQAKQMMQGVLSGDMSKMMKQMGLNPNNMPKNMPGGGGIPDMSALEGMMGQGSMPDMSGLGGAGMPDMSQMFGGGLKGKAGEFLMRRSMNKMAKQMKKNKKKRK; via the coding sequence ATGGCATTTGAAAGTTTAACGGAACGTTTACAGAACGTCTTTAAAAATCTGCGTAGAAAAGGAAAAATCTCAGAGAGCGATGTCCAGGAAGCAACCAAAGAGATTCGTCTGGCCCTTTTAGAAGCCGATGTTGCCCTGCCAGTTGTCAAAGACTTTATCAAGAAAGTCCGTGAGCGCGCTGTTGGTCATGAGGTTATCGACACCCTCAATCCAGCGCAACAAATCATCAAGATTGTTGACGAAGAGCTGACAACTATTCTGGGTTCTGATACTGCTGAGATTATCAAGTCACCAAAGATTCCAACTATTATCATGATGGTTGGTCTGCAAGGGGCTGGTAAGACCACCTTTGCCGGAAAGCTTGCTAATAAGCTCAAGAAAGAAGAAAATGCTCGTCCTCTCATGATTGCGGCGGATATTTACCGTCCGGCGGCTATTGATCAGCTGAAAACACTTGGACAGCAAATTGATGTACCTGTCTTTGCTCTGGGGACCGAAGTTCCAGCAGTTGAGATTGTCCGTCAGGGTTTGGAGCAAGCCAAAGCAAACCACAATGACTATGTCCTGATTGATACGGCTGGGCGCCTTCAGATTGACGAAAAGCTCATGCAGGAGCTGTCAGATGTCAAAGCGCTGGCTAATCCGAATGAAATCCTCTTGGTTGTCGATGCCATGATTGGTCAGGAAGCGGCTAATGTCGCTCGTGAGTTTAACAGTCAACTGGAAGTGACCGGGGTTATCCTGACTAAGATTGATGGCGATACCCGTGGTGGTGCAGCCCTGTCTGTTCGTCAGATTACTGGTAAGCCTATTAAATTTACTGGTACCGGTGAAAAAATCACTGATATCGAAACCTTCCACCCAGACCGTATGTCTAGCCGGATTCTAGGCATGGGGGACATGCTGACTTTGATTGAAAAAGCCTCTCAAGAATATGATGAGAAAAAATCGCTTGAAATGGCTGAAAAGATGCGGGAAAACACCTTTGATTTCAATGATTTTATTGATCAGTTGGATCAGGTACAAGGCATGGGACCTATGGAAGACTTGCTCAAGCTGATTCCAGGTATGGCCAATAATCCTGCCCTCAAGAATATCAAAGTGGACGAGAAAGAAATTGCCCGCAAGCGCGCTATCGTATCCTCTATGACACCGGCTGAGCGTGAAAATCCTGACTTGCTGAGTCCTAGCCGTCGCCGTCGGATTGCTAATGGTTCAGGTAACAGTTTCGTTGATGTCAATAAATTTATCAAAGACTTCAATCAAGCTAAGCAGATGATGCAGGGCGTTCTGTCAGGCGATATGAGCAAGATGATGAAGCAAATGGGTCTCAATCCAAACAATATGCCTAAGAACATGCCTGGTGGCGGAGGAATTCCCGACATGTCAGCTCTTGAAGGCATGATGGGCCAAGGAAGTATGCCAGATATGTCAGGCTTAGGAGGAGCCGGCATGCCGGATATGAGCCAAATGTTCGGAGGTGGTCTCAAAGGGAAGGCCGGAGAGTTCCTGATGCGCCGCAGCATGAATAAAATGGCCAAGCAAATGAAGAAAAACAAGAAGAAGCGGAAGTAA
- a CDS encoding GntR family transcriptional regulator codes for MLPAYIKIHDQIKKDIDDAVWEIGERLPSERDLAETFKVSRMTLRQAITLLVDEGVLERRVGSGTFVASTRVQEKMRGTTSFTEIMKAQGKTPSSQLISYRRTLPSEQEVEKLGIHKTENVIRMERVRYADDLPVVYEVASIPEKFIKNFKKEEVTSHFFQTLQEHGYKIGKSQQTIYARLAKEKIANYLDIPRGHAILGLTQISYFDDGTAFEYVKSQYVGDRFEFYLENN; via the coding sequence ATGTTGCCCGCATATATCAAAATTCATGATCAGATTAAGAAAGACATCGACGATGCCGTTTGGGAGATTGGAGAGCGCCTGCCCAGTGAGCGAGATCTAGCCGAAACCTTTAAGGTCAGCCGTATGACCCTGCGTCAGGCCATTACGCTCTTGGTTGATGAGGGGGTGCTAGAGCGTCGAGTCGGTAGTGGCACCTTCGTTGCCAGTACACGTGTTCAGGAGAAAATGCGCGGCACCACCAGCTTCACGGAAATCATGAAGGCACAAGGCAAAACGCCATCCAGCCAGCTCATTTCTTATCGACGCACTCTGCCGAGTGAGCAGGAAGTGGAGAAGCTAGGCATCCATAAGACAGAAAATGTCATTCGGATGGAGCGGGTTCGCTACGCTGACGATTTGCCAGTGGTTTACGAGGTAGCTTCAATTCCTGAGAAGTTCATTAAGAATTTCAAAAAAGAAGAGGTGACTAGTCATTTCTTCCAGACCTTGCAGGAACATGGCTATAAGATTGGCAAGTCCCAGCAGACGATTTATGCTCGACTGGCTAAGGAAAAAATTGCCAATTACCTTGATATTCCCCGCGGTCATGCCATCTTAGGACTGACTCAGATTTCTTACTTTGATGACGGCACAGCTTTTGAATATGTAAAAAGCCAATATGTCGGCGATCGTTTTGAATTTTATTTGGAAAACAATTAA
- the glyA gene encoding serine hydroxymethyltransferase, giving the protein MIFDQEDYKAFDPEIWEAVAKEEERQQHNIELIASENVVSKAVMAAQGSILTNKYAEGYPGRRYYGGTDVVDVIESLAIERAKEIFGAKFANVQPHSGSQANCAAYMALIEPGDTVMGMDLSAGGHLTHGASVSFSGQTYNFVSYSVDPETELLDFDAILQQAKEVQPKLIVAGASAYSHIIDFSKFREIADAVGAKLMVDMAHIAGLVAAGLHPSPVPYADITTTTTHKTLRGPRGGLILTNDEELAKKINSAIFPGIQGGPLEHVIAAKAVAFKEVLDPAFKVYAQQILDNAQAMAQVFRQHDKFRVISDGTENHLFLVDVTKVVENGKVAQNLLDEVNITLNKNSIPYETLSPFKTSGIRIGTAAIAARGFGVTESIKVAELIIKALENAENEAVLNQVRAEVRELTDAFPLYEGLN; this is encoded by the coding sequence ATGATTTTTGACCAAGAAGACTACAAAGCATTTGACCCAGAGATTTGGGAAGCAGTTGCTAAAGAAGAAGAACGTCAGCAGCATAATATTGAGCTGATCGCTTCAGAAAATGTCGTTTCTAAAGCTGTCATGGCCGCTCAAGGTTCTATTTTGACCAATAAGTACGCTGAAGGCTACCCAGGTCGCCGTTACTATGGTGGGACAGATGTAGTGGATGTGATTGAGAGTCTGGCAATTGAACGAGCCAAGGAAATCTTTGGTGCCAAGTTTGCTAATGTTCAGCCTCACTCAGGTAGCCAGGCTAATTGCGCTGCTTATATGGCTTTGATTGAGCCAGGCGATACAGTTATGGGCATGGATCTGTCTGCTGGCGGCCACTTGACTCATGGTGCATCAGTCAGCTTTTCTGGTCAAACCTATAATTTTGTATCCTATAGTGTTGATCCCGAAACAGAATTGTTGGACTTTGATGCCATCCTCCAGCAAGCCAAAGAGGTTCAGCCTAAGCTGATTGTGGCAGGTGCTTCAGCCTATTCTCATATCATCGACTTTTCAAAATTCCGTGAAATCGCTGACGCTGTAGGTGCCAAGCTTATGGTTGACATGGCTCACATCGCTGGTTTGGTTGCTGCAGGTCTCCATCCTAGCCCTGTGCCTTACGCGGATATCACAACCACGACGACCCACAAGACCTTGCGCGGGCCTCGCGGTGGCTTGATTTTGACAAACGATGAAGAATTAGCTAAGAAAATCAACTCAGCTATCTTCCCAGGCATTCAAGGCGGACCATTAGAGCACGTTATTGCAGCCAAAGCGGTTGCCTTTAAAGAAGTACTGGACCCAGCTTTCAAGGTTTATGCTCAGCAGATTTTGGACAATGCCCAAGCTATGGCTCAAGTCTTCCGTCAGCATGACAAGTTCCGTGTGATTTCTGACGGTACTGAAAATCACCTTTTCCTAGTGGATGTCACTAAGGTTGTAGAAAATGGGAAAGTCGCTCAAAATCTCTTGGATGAGGTCAATATTACGCTCAATAAAAACTCCATCCCTTACGAGACTTTGTCACCATTTAAGACTAGCGGAATTCGTATCGGTACAGCAGCTATTGCAGCTCGAGGCTTTGGTGTAACGGAAAGCATCAAGGTAGCCGAGCTCATTATCAAGGCTCTGGAAAACGCTGAAAACGAAGCGGTGCTGAATCAGGTGCGGGCAGAAGTTCGAGAATTGACGGACGCTTTTCCACTCTATGAGGGCTTAAACTAA
- a CDS encoding putative DNA-binding protein, with product MEIEKTNRMNALFEFYAALLTDKQMNYIELYYADDYSLAEIAEEFGVSRQAVYDNIKRTEKILEDYEKKLHMYSDYIVRSQIFDQITEKYPGDSYLQEQIGILSGIDNRE from the coding sequence ATGGAAATTGAAAAAACAAACCGAATGAATGCTCTCTTTGAGTTTTATGCGGCGCTTTTGACTGACAAGCAGATGAACTATATTGAACTCTACTATGCAGATGATTACAGTCTGGCGGAGATTGCCGAGGAGTTTGGTGTTAGCCGTCAGGCTGTTTACGATAATATCAAGCGGACAGAGAAGATTCTGGAAGACTATGAGAAAAAGCTGCACATGTACTCGGACTACATTGTCAGAAGTCAGATATTTGACCAGATTACAGAGAAATACCCTGGCGACAGCTATCTGCAGGAGCAGATCGGGATTCTGTCTGGTATTGACAATAGGGAGTGA
- a CDS encoding DUF1002 domain-containing protein, producing MKFKKTLMTAGALLATLFTVSTAAADSNVQKVIDETYVQPEYVLGYSLDESQKQQTLQMLGYNSSSDNKPLKTMTPEVYSKIMDVANDPSLQLYSSVKIQKLGSNKPLEVKIVTPQNITKVTEDMYRNAAVTLGVQHAQITVAAPIPVTGESALAGIYYSLEDNGATIPQENKNLAQEELAALSGINAENTGKEGYDADKLNVALADIKAAIANAKKNNSNLTADDVRKIVEETLKNYGLTQSVTSDQINLIVNFAINLSNSGVITDSDFTKTLSDLKDSIVSKAGDTFNNINLNFDANGLLQEGGNFFSNIWNAIVNFFKGLFGG from the coding sequence ATGAAATTCAAAAAAACTTTAATGACAGCAGGAGCCTTGCTGGCTACTCTGTTTACTGTATCGACCGCAGCTGCCGATTCAAATGTTCAGAAAGTCATTGATGAGACTTACGTGCAGCCTGAGTATGTGCTGGGTTATTCCTTAGATGAAAGCCAAAAACAGCAGACCTTGCAGATGTTGGGCTACAATTCATCTAGTGACAACAAGCCACTTAAGACCATGACTCCAGAAGTCTACTCTAAAATCATGGATGTTGCTAACGACCCTAGCCTGCAGCTTTATTCTTCTGTAAAAATCCAGAAGTTAGGCAGCAATAAGCCATTAGAGGTCAAAATTGTCACTCCGCAAAACATCACTAAGGTTACAGAAGATATGTATCGCAATGCGGCTGTAACACTGGGTGTTCAGCACGCGCAGATTACCGTTGCTGCACCGATTCCGGTAACAGGTGAGAGTGCCTTGGCAGGGATTTACTACTCTCTAGAAGATAACGGTGCGACCATTCCACAGGAAAATAAAAACCTAGCGCAGGAAGAACTGGCTGCCCTTTCTGGCATCAATGCTGAAAACACAGGTAAGGAAGGCTATGACGCAGACAAGCTCAACGTAGCTCTGGCTGATATCAAAGCAGCCATCGCCAATGCTAAGAAGAACAACAGCAATCTGACAGCAGATGATGTCCGTAAGATTGTTGAAGAAACCTTGAAAAACTACGGTCTGACTCAGTCAGTGACCAGTGACCAAATCAACCTCATCGTGAATTTCGCTATCAATCTTTCAAACAGTGGAGTCATTACAGATTCTGACTTTACAAAGACACTTAGTGACTTGAAAGACAGCATTGTTTCAAAGGCAGGGGATACTTTTAACAATATTAACCTCAACTTTGATGCAAACGGCCTCCTTCAAGAAGGTGGTAATTTCTTTTCTAATATCTGGAATGCCATTGTCAACTTCTTTAAAGGATTGTTTGGCGGTTAA
- a CDS encoding TraX family protein gives MTSKILMKELEMKKSLDAFHLKLIAIAAMLINHLGHTLELENQNIYLYFLTETIGRLTFPIMAYLLVEGFQYTRSRGKYALRLTLFWLLSILPFYYLFESHKPLTVNNNILYTLLLGLLLLVFLEKVQHSFLRLLLILTFSFLTWQSDWGFLGILTIVGFYEKREESDGFVTPILTLMVVSILINLWAFYTVPNPVLLCDAAAMLGLLLTLPLLKAYNGQRGYSPAWVKWGFYAFYPLHLCLLLLFRIFFLKS, from the coding sequence ATGACTAGTAAAATATTGATGAAGGAGTTAGAGATGAAAAAATCGCTGGATGCTTTTCATTTGAAATTGATTGCTATTGCTGCTATGCTTATCAACCATTTGGGACATACGCTAGAGTTGGAAAACCAGAATATTTACTTGTATTTCTTGACTGAAACAATTGGACGACTGACTTTTCCAATCATGGCTTATTTACTGGTTGAGGGCTTTCAGTATACACGAAGCAGAGGGAAATACGCACTTCGCCTAACTCTTTTTTGGTTACTATCCATTCTACCATTCTATTATCTTTTTGAAAGCCACAAACCATTGACGGTTAATAATAACATTCTCTACACTTTGCTCTTAGGGCTTTTATTGCTAGTATTTTTGGAAAAGGTTCAACATTCTTTTCTGCGCTTGCTCTTGATTTTAACATTCTCTTTTCTGACTTGGCAATCGGACTGGGGCTTTTTGGGAATCTTGACGATCGTTGGTTTCTACGAAAAACGAGAGGAATCAGACGGCTTTGTCACACCAATCCTCACCCTTATGGTAGTGTCTATTCTGATAAATCTTTGGGCCTTTTATACAGTTCCCAATCCTGTCCTGCTCTGCGATGCGGCTGCTATGTTGGGTCTACTCCTGACTCTGCCGCTTCTCAAGGCCTATAACGGCCAGCGCGGTTATTCGCCTGCCTGGGTAAAGTGGGGTTTTTATGCTTTTTATCCGCTTCACCTTTGTCTACTGCTGCTCTTCCGTATTTTCTTTTTAAAAAGCTAA
- a CDS encoding nucleoid-associated protein: MDIYVKKAIIHQFSPADTELLLADKFLNITPKIEEYLRKKIERVYSDDAKTGVFDPENVFLAHLSDDLLETSVTVAKLWQEEFSVSENQKTNDLIFVQFDKEGVEHFAFLRIALRETLTHLGGEVDNPIKLTQNNLPGFGTGADEALVINLKSRKYHLIEKRIKYNGAFLNYMSDNLLQVNPTISAKKSIKALEKTAQKVAESFNKDDFQFQSKVKSSIFKNLEENDELSPEKLADDLFDSNLTARLTFIDQVKEAIPEPVKFDEIDSSRQKKKFENQKLSLSNGIELIVPNNVYQDAESVEFIQNDNGTYSILIKNIEDIQNK; encoded by the coding sequence ATGGATATTTACGTAAAAAAAGCGATTATTCATCAATTCAGCCCAGCTGATACCGAACTGCTGCTGGCGGATAAGTTTCTCAACATTACTCCTAAGATTGAAGAATACCTGCGCAAGAAGATTGAGCGGGTCTATTCTGACGATGCTAAAACAGGTGTTTTCGATCCCGAAAACGTCTTTTTAGCCCATCTTTCAGACGACCTACTAGAAACATCAGTGACAGTGGCCAAGCTCTGGCAGGAGGAGTTTTCTGTCAGTGAAAACCAGAAAACCAATGATTTGATTTTTGTCCAGTTTGACAAAGAAGGTGTGGAACACTTCGCTTTTCTGCGGATTGCTCTGCGGGAAACTCTGACCCACTTGGGTGGTGAGGTGGACAATCCTATCAAGCTGACGCAGAACAATTTACCTGGATTTGGTACAGGTGCAGACGAGGCTTTGGTCATCAATCTCAAGTCTCGCAAGTACCATCTGATTGAAAAACGCATCAAGTATAACGGTGCCTTTCTCAATTATATGTCGGACAATCTCTTGCAGGTCAATCCGACAATCTCAGCCAAGAAATCAATCAAAGCGCTTGAGAAGACTGCTCAAAAAGTTGCCGAAAGTTTTAACAAAGACGATTTCCAGTTTCAGTCTAAGGTTAAATCCAGTATTTTCAAAAATCTGGAAGAAAACGACGAATTGTCGCCTGAGAAACTGGCCGATGATCTTTTTGACAGCAATCTAACTGCCCGACTTACCTTTATTGACCAAGTCAAGGAAGCTATTCCTGAGCCAGTCAAGTTTGATGAGATTGACAGCAGCCGCCAGAAGAAAAAGTTCGAAAATCAGAAACTCTCCCTTTCAAATGGAATTGAGCTCATCGTTCCTAATAATGTCTATCAGGACGCAGAGTCTGTAGAATTTATCCAGAACGACAACGGAACCTATTCTATTTTGATTAAGAACATCGAGGATATCCAAAATAAATAA
- the guaA gene encoding glutamine-hydrolyzing GMP synthase, whose protein sequence is MTTRTELQDVEKIIVLDYGSQYNQLISRRIREIGVFSELKSHKITADEVRAIQPIGIILSGGPNSVYEDGSFDIDPEIFELGIPILGICYGMQLLTHKLGGKVVPAGHAGNREYGQSNLSHTANSSLFNGTPESQLVLMSHGDAVTEIPADFVRTGTSADCPFAAIENPAKKIYGIQFHPEVRHSEFGYDILRNFALNICGAKGDWSMDNFIDMEIQKIRQTVGDKKVLLGLSGGVDSSVVGVLLQKAIGNQLICIFVDHGLLRKGEADQVMDMLGGKFGLNIIKADAAKRFLDKLAGVSDPEQKRKIIGNEFVYVFDDEASKLKDVKFLAQGTLYTDVIESGTDTAQTIKSHHNVGGLPEDMQFELIEPLNTLYKDEVRALGTELGMPDEIVWRQPFPGPGLAIRVMGEITEEKLETVRESDAILREEIAKAGLDRDIWQYFTVNTGVRSVGVMGDGRTYDYTIAIRAITSIDGMTADFAKIPWDVLQKISVRIVNEVDHVNRIVYDITSKPPATVEWE, encoded by the coding sequence ATGACTACTAGAACTGAATTGCAAGATGTCGAAAAGATCATCGTGCTTGATTACGGCAGCCAGTACAACCAGCTGATTTCACGCCGCATTCGTGAAATCGGTGTTTTTTCTGAGCTCAAGAGCCACAAGATTACCGCTGACGAAGTCCGTGCTATCCAGCCTATCGGAATTATCCTTTCCGGCGGTCCGAATTCTGTATATGAAGACGGCTCTTTTGATATTGACCCGGAAATTTTCGAGTTGGGAATCCCGATTTTGGGGATCTGCTATGGTATGCAGCTGTTGACTCACAAGCTGGGCGGCAAGGTTGTTCCTGCTGGTCATGCTGGAAATCGTGAATACGGTCAGTCAAATCTGTCACATACTGCTAATTCCAGCCTTTTCAACGGTACGCCTGAAAGCCAGTTAGTTCTTATGAGCCACGGAGATGCAGTAACAGAAATTCCTGCTGACTTTGTCCGTACTGGTACTTCTGCTGACTGTCCTTTTGCAGCTATTGAAAATCCAGCTAAGAAAATCTACGGCATTCAGTTCCACCCTGAGGTTCGTCATTCAGAATTTGGTTATGATATCCTGCGCAACTTTGCTCTTAATATTTGTGGAGCCAAAGGCGACTGGTCTATGGATAACTTCATTGACATGGAAATTCAAAAAATCCGCCAAACCGTTGGTGACAAGAAGGTGCTGTTGGGACTTTCTGGTGGTGTTGACTCTTCTGTCGTCGGTGTTCTCTTGCAGAAAGCAATCGGCAATCAACTAATCTGTATCTTTGTGGATCATGGTCTTTTGCGTAAAGGCGAAGCAGATCAGGTCATGGATATGCTGGGCGGCAAATTTGGCTTGAATATCATTAAGGCTGACGCAGCTAAACGTTTCCTTGATAAACTAGCTGGTGTCTCAGATCCAGAGCAAAAACGTAAAATCATCGGAAACGAGTTTGTCTATGTCTTTGACGACGAAGCCAGCAAACTGAAAGATGTAAAATTCTTGGCTCAAGGAACGCTCTATACAGACGTTATCGAATCTGGTACCGATACTGCTCAGACTATCAAGTCTCACCATAACGTTGGTGGTCTGCCGGAAGACATGCAGTTTGAGCTGATTGAGCCGTTGAACACACTTTACAAGGACGAAGTGCGTGCTTTGGGGACAGAGCTTGGTATGCCTGATGAAATTGTCTGGCGCCAGCCATTCCCAGGACCAGGACTTGCTATTCGCGTTATGGGAGAAATCACTGAGGAAAAATTGGAAACTGTCCGTGAATCTGATGCTATTCTCCGCGAAGAAATCGCCAAAGCTGGTCTTGACCGTGACATCTGGCAGTACTTTACTGTTAATACAGGTGTCCGTTCTGTTGGTGTCATGGGCGACGGCCGAACTTACGACTACACAATTGCGATTCGCGCTATCACTTCTATTGATGGCATGACAGCTGACTTTGCCAAGATTCCTTGGGATGTTCTGCAAAAAATCTCTGTTCGTATCGTCAACGAGGTGGATCACGTCAACCGCATCGTCTACGATATCACCAGCAAACCACCTGCAACTGTAGAGTGGGAGTAA
- a CDS encoding alpha/beta hydrolase: MNKKLAFKLLILVLVTIAGLTAFYNHKEATSLNTKQFVQSTTPTLFFHGFGSSSNAENHMTEAAKKAGVTQTIITANVSKNGQVSLLGEIPKGAINPIIKVNYEDNRNADYAQDGRYAAAVIRKLQETYGFKKMNLVGHSMGNMSILFYMLENGQDEKLPELQKQVNIANHVNGLQGRDLPEDLSILDDQTGQPSAMSQTYQKLLGLREVYPQEQVDVLNIYGDFKNESDGSVLNTSSRSLKYLLVENAKSYQEKKITGQLAQHSQLHENPEVDELLIDFLWKK; this comes from the coding sequence ATGAACAAGAAACTTGCTTTTAAGCTCCTCATTCTGGTCTTGGTGACAATTGCCGGTCTAACAGCTTTTTACAACCATAAAGAAGCCACTAGCCTCAATACAAAACAATTTGTGCAGTCAACAACGCCGACCTTGTTTTTCCACGGTTTTGGATCCAGCTCTAATGCTGAAAATCATATGACAGAGGCAGCCAAAAAGGCTGGAGTCACTCAGACAATTATCACAGCAAATGTCAGTAAAAACGGTCAAGTAAGCTTATTAGGCGAGATACCGAAAGGTGCAATCAATCCTATTATCAAGGTAAACTATGAAGATAACCGCAATGCCGACTACGCTCAAGATGGTAGGTATGCAGCAGCTGTGATTCGCAAGCTACAAGAAACTTATGGTTTTAAGAAGATGAATCTGGTAGGCCATTCGATGGGAAATATGTCCATCCTCTTTTATATGCTGGAGAACGGTCAGGATGAAAAGCTGCCCGAGCTGCAAAAGCAGGTCAATATTGCCAACCATGTTAATGGTCTGCAAGGAAGAGACTTGCCTGAAGATTTGAGTATCCTAGACGACCAAACTGGCCAGCCTAGTGCTATGAGCCAGACTTATCAAAAACTACTGGGATTACGAGAAGTTTACCCGCAAGAGCAGGTAGATGTTCTGAACATTTATGGTGATTTTAAAAACGAATCCGATGGCTCCGTACTCAATACCTCTTCCCGTAGCCTCAAATATCTCCTAGTTGAGAATGCCAAATCTTACCAGGAAAAGAAAATTACAGGTCAGTTGGCTCAGCACAGTCAATTGCATGAGAATCCAGAAGTAGACGAGTTATTAATTGATTTCCTTTGGAAAAAGTAG
- a CDS encoding L-threonylcarbamoyladenylate synthase, whose protein sequence is MDKIEKILAASGAVVLPTETVYGLFAQALNEEAVERVYELKRRPRDKALNLNVASLEEIYAFSKKQPSYLKQLYQAFLPGPLTIILQANDRVPTWINSGMETVGFRIPKHPVTLDLIRKYGPLIGPSANLSGKASGTSFQQIMMDFQEEVSGVEDDATLTGQDSTILDLSGEKALILRQGAITREDILAQVNDIKF, encoded by the coding sequence ATGGATAAGATAGAAAAGATTCTAGCGGCCAGTGGAGCGGTTGTCCTGCCGACAGAAACTGTTTATGGCCTCTTTGCTCAGGCTTTAAATGAAGAGGCAGTTGAGCGAGTCTACGAATTAAAACGAAGACCTCGTGACAAGGCTCTTAATCTCAATGTGGCGAGTTTAGAAGAGATTTATGCTTTTTCTAAGAAACAGCCCAGTTATCTGAAGCAACTCTATCAAGCCTTTCTGCCTGGGCCTTTGACTATTATCCTTCAAGCTAATGACCGAGTGCCGACTTGGATCAACTCAGGTATGGAAACTGTGGGCTTTCGGATTCCTAAGCATCCGGTTACGCTTGACTTGATTCGCAAGTACGGGCCCTTGATTGGTCCATCCGCCAATCTTTCTGGAAAAGCTAGTGGAACTTCTTTCCAGCAGATTATGATGGATTTTCAAGAGGAGGTCTCGGGAGTAGAAGATGATGCTACTTTGACAGGTCAAGATTCAACTATTCTGGACTTGTCAGGAGAAAAGGCTCTTATTTTACGCCAGGGAGCGATTACTCGCGAGGATATTCTCGCCCAAGTAAATGATATAAAATTTTAA